ACTCCATCCTAAGTCAACAGAATGTGCAGTGATATTATAGGGAACTGCTAATTTAAATGGAAGTTCGTACGTTGTTGGCGGCGTTACCGTATCATCCGGTTTTGAACACGAACCAAGGATGATTGCGGCAGTGAATAATAAGAATTTCTTCATAATTAAATTGCTCAAATTATTATGGTTTGTGAATAATGTAAAAAAATTTTACTGGTTTCCTTGAATGAATTACGTTTTCGGTCGCACTAAATCAAAAATATCTCGTGTTCTGCTGTAATGATCTCCCGCTAATCTCCCAATAGGGTGAAGTTCGGAAATATCAATACGATAATTCTCAAATACATCCTCCGCGATATGAAAATACACTATCTCGCCGATGATGATGGTGGAATCGCCAACGGTAACAGATTGCAACATTCTACATTCCATATTGATGGGAGATTCTTTTACTCGCGGTGGTCGCACTTTTGCACTTGGAATTGGAGTAAGTTTTGAAACAATAAATTCATCAATGTGCGAAGGAAACTCTGCAGAGGTAATGTTCATTTGTTCCGCAATTTCTTCAGTAACTACGTTTACGACAAATTCATTCATTTCTAAAATATTCTTCAATGTATCTTTCGTTCCTCCATCGTTTCCACGTTTCGATATAGAAATAGCCAACGACGGCGGATTTGCTCCCACTCCCATAAAAAAACTAAACGGCGCAAGATTATTGCCTTCTTCCGTATTCGTTGTAGAAATGAATGCAATAGGACGAGGAACAATACATCCAATCATCAATTTATAAAGATTTTTCTCATTCGTTGTTTTCGGGTCAACAACTATCATTCGCTGTACTTCTGATTACTTATTTTCTAACCAACTTTTCCAATATTCTTCCCATTCAACTTTTTCTCCTTCGGAAGTAATATAGAGAGGATTTAATCCATCGAGCATTACTGCATATTCATCAGTGTGAGTTTTCTTCTTTTGATTCGCTAATGCTTTTGGATGCGGACCATGATGTATTCCTCGCGGATGCAACGTTAACATTCCTGGTCCGATATTATCTCTGCTGAAAAATTCTCCGTCGTGGTAAAAAATGATTTCATCGTAATCTGTGTTGCGATGAAAGAACGGAACACGCAACGCATCTTCATCCTCTTCTAATGGACGAGGAAGAAAACTGCAAATCACTGCTCCTTCGGTTACAAACGTTGTGTGTGCTGACGGCGGAAGATGTGCGCGATGACTCATTATCGGTCGAATGTCGCGCATATTGATTTTCCAAACCGTCAAATCGCCTTTCCAACCGACAACATCAATCGGGTTAAACGGATATGTAACCGTCGAAAATTCTTCATCAACTTTTATGCGAACATCCCATTCTTTGTTATCAATAATCGGTTCGGGCTCGGGAGTTGTAATTACTGCCGGGTCGTATAATGCGTGTTGTCCAATCAATCCTTTATCCGGCTCGTTAAATTCTGTTCTCGATTGAACAATAAAAAAGAAATTATCTTTTGTTTTTGGAATGATGCGATACGTTACAGCGCGAGGAATAATAATATAATCGCCTTTTTCAAAATCAAGCGCGCCAAAGTCTGTTTCTATTTTTCCATTGCCGCGATGCACAAAATACATTTCATCACCATCGGCATTGCGATAATAAAACGGCATCGGTTCACTGCGTCGAGAAACATACAGCTGAACGTCATTGTTTTTGATGAAGCAAATTGAACTTCCTTTTGCATCATTGAAATCACTCGGAGAAAGTTTGTTTAAGTCCAAACAATGCGGGCGAAGTTTTCCTTCAAATTTTATCCATCCCGTCGGCGGATGCGTATGATATAAATGCGCTGACTTCCCGAAAAAACCTTTGCGTCCGTGT
This sequence is a window from Ignavibacteria bacterium. Protein-coding genes within it:
- a CDS encoding flavin reductase family protein, giving the protein MVVDPKTTNEKNLYKLMIGCIVPRPIAFISTTNTEEGNNLAPFSFFMGVGANPPSLAISISKRGNDGGTKDTLKNILEMNEFVVNVVTEEIAEQMNITSAEFPSHIDEFIVSKLTPIPSAKVRPPRVKESPINMECRMLQSVTVGDSTIIIGEIVYFHIAEDVFENYRIDISELHPIGRLAGDHYSRTRDIFDLVRPKT
- a CDS encoding homogentisate 1,2-dioxygenase, giving the protein MFPLKKGKTTSQAHVGLPEGTYEEEHGRKGFFGKSAHLYHTHPPTGWIKFEGKLRPHCLDLNKLSPSDFNDAKGSSICFIKNNDVQLYVSRRSEPMPFYYRNADGDEMYFVHRGNGKIETDFGALDFEKGDYIIIPRAVTYRIIPKTKDNFFFIVQSRTEFNEPDKGLIGQHALYDPAVITTPEPEPIIDNKEWDVRIKVDEEFSTVTYPFNPIDVVGWKGDLTVWKINMRDIRPIMSHRAHLPPSAHTTFVTEGAVICSFLPRPLEEDEDALRVPFFHRNTDYDEIIFYHDGEFFSRDNIGPGMLTLHPRGIHHGPHPKALANQKKKTHTDEYAVMLDGLNPLYITSEGEKVEWEEYWKSWLENK